From Phragmites australis chromosome 5, lpPhrAust1.1, whole genome shotgun sequence, a single genomic window includes:
- the LOC133917474 gene encoding protein IQ-DOMAIN 21-like, which produces MGKKHAVGGGGGWLAAVRKVFLPSSSSSKDKDAAPQGEKIGAGEEEATGGAEEPEVLLLEHFPASGTSPEPSNEDEEEVADDMERARALAAAAETAARVVRMSALRRSSWEERAAVRIQAFYRGYLARRALRALRGLVRLQALVRGHQVRRQVHLTMRCMQALVRAQARVRARRLIQFPLLLLPPPTPPASRSTLDLALQGDQEVSDDGEVADLLLQQQRIRDRGRLGRADDNGGGRSPSGGWDGSSRTLEDARADGARRHDAAARRERALAYAYQQRQWQRQEEKKAGLGFQRLERWMAAQAQEQQTSDHAKTHHGAGTRTTSYVTAAATFAGGISDKTVEIDTSFRSPLNPAATVHGRPPAIPGYMAATLSARAKARTVPPSATPTHVRCWSGGGLAEDSSSSDQSASQNGGALTGYNLESSCTGDWTPPRPGVSTRTGRVAYA; this is translated from the exons ATGGGCAAGAAACACGCggtcggtggcggcggtggctggTTGGCCGCCGTTAGGAAGGTCTTCctgccgtcgtcgtcgtcctccaaGGACAAGGACGCCGCGCCGCAGGGGGAAAAG ATCGGagccggcgaggaggaggccaccggtggagccgaggagccggaggtgCTTCTGCTGGAGCACTTCCCGGCGTCCGGGACGTCGCCGGAGCCGAGcaacgaggacgaggaggaggtggccgacGACATGGAGCGCGCAAGGGCCctggcggccgcggcggagacggcggcgagGGTGGTAAGGATGTCGGCGCTCCGACGCTCGTCCTGGGAGGAACGCGCCGCCGTACGCATCCAGGCCTTCTACCGCGGATACCTG GCCCGGCGAGCCCTTCGCGCGCTGCGCGGCCTGGTGCGGCTGCAGGCGCTTGTGCGCGGTCACCAGGTGCGGCGGCAGGTGCACCTCACCATGCGCTGCATGCAGGCCCTCGTCCGCGCCCAGGCCCGCGTCCGCGCGCGCCGCCTCATCCAattcccgctcctcctcctcccgccgccgacCCCTCCAGCCAGCCGCTCCACCCTCGACTTGGCATTGCAGGGTGACCAGGAAGTCAGTGACGACGGCGAGGTGGCAgacctgctgctgcagcagcagcgaaTCAGAGACAGAGGCAGGCTTGGCAGAGCCGACGATAACGGCGGCGGAAGGAGCCCTTCCGGGGGATGGGACGGCAGCAGCCGCACCCTGGAGGACGCCAGGGCCGACGGTGCGCGCCGGCACGACGCAGCCGCCCGCAGGGAGAGGGCGCTCGCCTACGCCTACCAGCAG CGGCAGTGGCAGCggcaggaggagaagaaggccggCCTCGGCTTCCAACGGCTGGAGCGCTGGATGGCCGCGCAGGCGCAGGAGCAGCAAACGTCAGACCACGCCAAGACGCACCACGGCGCGGGCACCAGAACGACGTCCTACGTTACGGCGGCGGCTACTTTCGCCGGCGGTATCTCCGATAAGACGGTGGAGATCGACACGTCGTTCCGGAGTCCGCTGAACCCGGCCGCCACTGTTCACGGGAGGCCGCCGGCGATACCAGGCTACATGGCCGCAACGCTGTCGGCGCGTGCCAAAGCGCGCACGGTGCCGCCATCGGCCACACCGACACACGTTAGGTGCTGGTCCGGCGGCGGGCTTGCTGAGGACAGTTCAAGCTCGGACCAGAGCGCGAGCCAGAACGGCGGTGCACTAACCGGGTACAACCTGGAGTCGAGTTGCACAGGTGACTGGACGCCACCACGCCCTGGCGTCAGCACGCGCACCGGCAGGGTGGCCTATGCTTGA